The Mesomycoplasma hyopneumoniae J genome contains the following window.
TTTCATGCATTAACTAAAATAGGTGATGATAATGTTTGTGATAAACTTGAAAAATTCAAGAGTGTTTCGCATTTTCGCACTTTATCAGGAGATATTTTATTAACTAAAAAGCAAATTTTAGACGGTGTTTCCGAATTTTTACTAGAATTAGTAGAAAAACTAAAAAAATTCAACAAAGCAGCAAATCGTGTTGAATTTTTTTTTAAATTAAAAAATAAAGAAAAAGATCATTTTTTTTCTGATATAAGTTTCCCCTCAAATGATTATGATTTTCTTTATCAGAATTTGTTAGCACTTGTTGAAAAAATTGAAAATTTTTCTTTAATTCACGGCTTTGGTATCACCCTATCAAAAATTTCAGATTATGATAAAAGTATGTTAAATACTAATCCAAAAGTAAAAAATATTGTTGCAAAAGTTAATAAAAAAATCGGGCTGAAGAAATTATTTGTCCTAAAATACCTTAAAAATTAAAAAAATGAAAAAACTTTTATATTTTTATTTAAAAATATTTTTTCTAATATCAGTAGTTTTAGCTTTTGTTGCAGCTTGGAATTACACATTAATATTTGGATGGCTTTTTTCTGGCATTAGCGTTTTAGCATCTTTTTTTTCAAAACACTTTTTTTTAAAAAGAATTGTAATAAAAATTAAAACTGAAAAAACTACGTTTTTTAAAGGATTTTTTGCTTATTTGGGATTAATTTTATTTCAGGGATTAATATTGATTTCCATTTATTTTATTAATAAAAAATTCCAAAAAACCAATGCTAATAGCATTTTTGGAATTTTTTCTTATCCTGTTAATATTTTTTCTTTTATTTTTGGCTATACAATTTTCCCGGTTTGTGCTATAATAATAAATTCTATAAATATAAAAGTTAGTCAAAAACAAAAAAAGGAGAAATAATGGATTTTTTTCGCGACTGAAATCAACCGCAATTATTTACCCTTTTTATTCTAGTATTTCTTGTAATAATTTTATCAATTATTATTTTTTTTCATATAAAAAAAGCAAAAATTGATGAATCCCCATCAGCTGTTGTTTTGTTTGCTGAATCTTACCTAATTTTTATTGATGATTTAGTTGAAACTGCTGGAGAAGGTTATATTAACAAAGTAAAACCATACATTTTTTCACTTTTTACCTTTTTTTTACTAGGAAATTTATTATCACTTGTTGGCTTAGAGCCAATTTCAACATCAATTTCGGTTACTTTAAGTTTGGCCTTTATTAGTTGGTTTGGAATTTTTGTAGTTGGCGCTATTTATTCAAGGTGAAAATATTTGTCTGAATTTGCAAAAAATCCTTTAAAAATAATAGGGATTCCAGCGCCGTTAATTTCATTATCGTTTCGTATGTATGGAAATTTAATTTCTGGATCAGTTTTATTATTAATAATTTATTCAGGCGTCCAGTGAATTT
Protein-coding sequences here:
- a CDS encoding F0F1 ATP synthase subunit A, whose protein sequence is MDFFRDWNQPQLFTLFILVFLVIILSIIIFFHIKKAKIDESPSAVVLFAESYLIFIDDLVETAGEGYINKVKPYIFSLFTFFLLGNLLSLVGLEPISTSISVTLSLAFISWFGIFVVGAIYSRWKYLSEFAKNPLKIIGIPAPLISLSFRMYGNLISGSVLLLIIYSGVQWIYQKIPLGTFGNFNLPIVLIFPPFLIYFDIVGSLIQSFIFVILTTSYWGMEVNQDEARLKINKKQLNLQKI